The genome window AGCATTATTAATGCCACTCTATTAGCTACTGAATTATAAAACCGCTGTGTTTTGCTTTTAATCTACACGTTAATTCTCACGAAGTATTATTTGGAcaatctaattaaaattaacagcgTTTTAACGATACTTAGGAAATGAGAGAGCTTAATTTTTCATCGTAGGTAAGTATGACATTTTAATAAGAGTTTTAACTTTCTTAAACTTAGTGCAAGCTCTCGTGTTCTGAAATGTCAGAAATCATAATTTGTTTTTTCCAGAAATTGCAATGGCACTGCAGAACATACGAGACATACTACTTAGGATATTTATTAGTACAATGCAGTATCTGAACTGGAACACATCGTGAATATGTTTAAGTAGGCACAGATTAACTACACAAAGAATACAAGTACCCACTACATTAGAAACAATTAATTGAGGCCCAACAAGCGTGAATCATCAGTCTCCAACTATAATAGAGAGACGTCACTAATTCGGCACGCATTTGTACATCTCTTTGGTACAAATCGGTCGCACGAGGCCGCATGAGGCTGCACGAGGCCGCACGAGGCCGCACGTGCCTCGTACAATTGCGTGCATTTAGTGCATTGTGCTCGATTGCTTCCGGATGACCCGAGTGTCAAGTTGCATCGCCGAaaaatgttgatattttgtgTGGCTTCCAGTGTACACTGATATGATGAAGTGCACTTTAGGCCCGTGTGGCTGCACGCAAGTGTAATGATTTTTAGAGTGTACTTGATTGTATTGTGTTGGGGTTCTGTGAAATGTTTTGGATGGAATTCTAGGTAAATGTATAAATTTTTATCCAACTTCACCAAAAGCACGGACAAGTAGGACTAGACTATACCttcctttttttaaatcaaccatttgtgtaaatatataaattaaaaaacatcaaataaCAGAAGCTGAGCTCTGATTGGATATCATCTTTTGATGTAACCAATAGCCAATTCGCAGTAACAACTCAAATATTCAAGGAAGCAAAGCAGAATTTACCTCGTTACAGGAACAGAAATTCAGCGACATAGAAAGAACCAATTCCAATTCTGAGAAATTGAATCGGACGGCATGGCAGACTGAATCCGTTGGCAATGCAGTACTTTAGGTTCTGTCAAAACATTGTGCAGTTGTAGCTTTGCGCTCTGATATTCCTTTCCTTGTTATCGCCCGGAGCTACGGGAGGCGGGCAGGGTGGTAGCCGGTGTATACCACAGGGATGGTAAAGAAGGTCAAATAGGGACTTTGTAGAAGTGATATTTACATAAGGCATTAAGATTTAGACGTAAATTAAAATGATATCATTATaagataacttaaaagttttatatATGTGTAAGTTAAGCAAGTATGTCTAGAGACTCATGGACCCTCCACCTGTAGTGTTTTTGTAGCTTAGAAGTTTCTTacctttttgtaataaatacttacgGGTACATAAAATAGTAGTGTAGCCCTAAATATTTCATCTGAAAATCAGATAAGTAGGGTGTCTAATTTATGGTTAGTTAGCATATCGTCATCTAAAACATTTATATTGCGTTAGCAAGTTACTTTGTCACATGCAGCTCATCTTAAAACTAATGCGGTACCTCTCCGTAAGTTTTATTTGCCCTGTTAACATAGGAAATGGATTTTCTGTTCAATATTTCTCGATACACAAGTCCGGGAGTGGGTGGCAAGACTATGTCGGAAACAATTAGTGTGTGCGCACGCGCGCCAGCTTCCGAACCTCGCCTAATTGGCGTATCTCTGCCGCTCAATGTATCTGTTATAATTGACGTCGCTGCAACAATGAGATTAGATTGCTATCTGTTTACGTTACCTACTCCATTATTGTTGTTCACATTATGTAGTTCGGTTTGTGATAGTCTCTCTATAGACATAATGTTTGGTAGTTTGAAGGAGAATGTATGTACTTTTGTATCTACAGCATTTTTTCTGGTACTTATGGATTTCTAAATACCACACGACATTTTGATTTTACCAATTAAGAGCTGCTTTCGTTGttatcaaatttatttttagacctCTTTACTGTACATACAATAAAGATGTATTTTTATGTCTACAACATTGAATTAAGCATGTTAAAACAAACTACCCAACATGAACAATACTCCCCATTTCCAATGACATTGGAATATTTGACGCAACCCTTCATTAGCAAAACTAATGATTCGCTAAACACCCGCGTGTCCCCTACTCCGTATTCCCAAGGCACCTGCTTTGTTCGACCAAAATCTATTTATTCATATCGTATTGCTAATTTGAGGATTAGTGGAGCGTTCCGGTGGTTATTGAATTATCCATTCCGTTTGCGGGGACGCTCCCGGGAGACTGGTACGACTTGCGTTCTCGACTGATCTTTGatgtattttgaatttggaattttgaGTTTAGGAATAATGCTGTGATACGGACCGTTTGTGGTAAAACATTGAATACTTAAACGCATTTTTCACATTAAAAGACATCGTTCTGCTAAGGTACACACTAAAAAAGAATATCGCTTAAAAACCTTACTTTTTTCCTAAAATCAGCTAAGTATAGGAGAGAAGTCCTTACCTCTATGATAACGTTTGAAAAGTGCCAAGTGCCAAAAGTCATAGTTACgacgaaaattttttttttaaattatgaatgtAAAAAGGCGtgattaacaaaatatatccCTGAGTAGGGGAGAGAGAAACACGGCAAAAAGTCGGCGAGCATTGCAAACGCGCTGTGAATACGTTATAATGTTTAGTTAGCGGCAAATGTTTAGCGCTGCGGCCTATTAGCGCTGCGGTAAACATCCCCTAACTTTGTAGCGAATTCTATTAATGGGTACAGTTATGTTCAAAAATACAAAAGCCGCTGCAGTGAATCTTAATTGCAATTTAGACAatgataaaaaattaacaacCTATCTGGGCAATGGTTACCAAATCCAATTTTGGTATCTTTTGATGGAGAGTTGAAATGACCTGTCATTAACGTAACCTAATACaaatctttttcttcttcttcttcttagcgtttatcccgtcttgtgacggggtccgctttcctaATAGTAACCTTATACAAATACTATGCGATAATCTGAAGGAATATCTGGGTCTAACTTTCTAATACTTAGTTGCATGAAATCCATATACCAACTTGAAGGCAAAAGTTTCTGAACCACTGCATCAACCAGCAGAAAATTCTCATAAAACAATCAACGTTCCTAATTTGCAAAGACGTGCGTCCAAGCGTGAAACATCTATAAAACCGTCATTAATTCGCGAGCATTTAGCTCATAATTGCTTTAATGGCGATGACAATAGATCAGTGGAGCGGACTTGAGGAGCCACTCAATTATGTGCAAGGattacaaaatgactagcggaggtgccatacaGGAAAATCGCGCTTATATATCATCTTTGGGCACGACCATTTTTAGTAACACTCGCCTCGTTAATTCTCTCGACACTGATCAATTTGATCATGCCctccgtacgaatttgacctagaagaaggcgcctgacctacttgcattacgacatctccgctcatctttccttactccgtgattaTGTGGCATTCAGGATCGTGGCTGTTTGCTCTCTGGTACTCGTCGCCGCCTCTTATTGGCTGCCAGTTCGAGGGGCGACCACCCCTCGACAGACCTTTGTGGACATCAACATTTTTGCACACCAACAATATTTGGCTTGTTGAGATTCTGTGAATAGGTTCTTGAAATTCGTtaggttttatttagttttgttgGTTAGTGTGGcgagttttcttttatttgatgAAAAAGAATTAGGGGCATATAGGTACGATACTTGAATTGACTTAACTGAGGTTTCAGGtttattactttgatttttatatcaaaactaAGTAAGCTAACCTAACAGGTACTTGTTTGGTATATTTAACTATTAAGGGTTGGTTGGGTTTGATAAGAAGTACCAAAAGGAGAGAAGTGATCATATCAAAacttgataaaaatgtatttttttgtatgtatttatatgtatatgtatttaacaGTAATTCAAATAGAATGATGCCCCAAATTAATTTGCAATTCCTCTAAGCGATCTAAACGCATTGAATGCGCAGTCGAGTGCGCACGACGCACTCCAGTTCCTACTAGCGCCCCTCgcattaatgttattatttggcaacatttactaaataatttgcTCGTTAAATGTCCGCCGATAGCGACCCGTCCCTAACTACCGTATTGTGTCGGCGGCGATTTGCCCTCCCCCGGGACTAACGACGGGATTCAACCAATACGACTCTAACATTAATTACTGCGCCGTCTTTTGTACTAATATTTGTAGCAACATGCGCTTTTGTTAGCGATATGAAATTAATAACGGGCTGTTATTGTGTGGGGATTACAAAACTATCGGTGATGCTTTCTATGAACTCTTATAGGTGCTTTGCTTTAGTTTGACGCTGATGAGGTTTCGCTAAGCCTCTCCGCGTGGGAGATCTGATATGAGACATTGATTTGTACGATATTTGTAACCGCAATACTTCGAGTTTCCGGATATCTTATAAGAACAAATCTTTCGCTATTGGATAATACTTTTTAAGGAAAATGTGATCACAAACTgctttatcaatattttcagaTTTGATGAAATATGGcataaagtaataaaactatcattTTCGAATGTAAAActttaacaaagaaataaaataaataatcattacaaACACAAGAGGCGACAAGCGCATAGGTACAAAACCCAATTAGTACATATGGAACATATCCCTAATATCTATGTGCATCAAAGAGGTCTCATTCCAAAAGTTTCTTGACAAGCACCACTTCATCCCGTTACGACCATTCCACCAGAACCTAAAGTTTTTATACGTCTTTGGTATTTTAGCTTTTTCACTGTTTAAAGCTTCACAGAGGTTGCATAAAGGATGATGGCCAGGTATGTCGTTGTCTAAAGTGTAGTAGTTAGTCCATCTGAAGAACTGGTGGTACTTCATCGGGCGCTTGATAGATTGATACATGATGTAAGCCAAGTTGTAGGGATGAAGCTCGCGGGCGTTGAGGTAGGAGCCAGGCGGGAGGAATCTGTTGGATAGAAGCTACGTATTAGTCTAAAATGATAAGGTCATTGGTTATAGCACTAATAATAACgtaacttttgaaaaatatttgaattggtAAGTAAAATGACGGAGTAACCAACGCCATATCAAAGGGTCTGTTTGGCTCACTTTACTCGTAAGAATCAGTACTCTAATGATAttcaaggaaaaaaaataacccatgACAACTCTAGATAGGAAATACCTATTCCTTCGTTCACCTATTCATTGTTAAATCAAAATAAGTTGTTAAAAAGAATTTAAACAAACAATGCGCGATAAGTAATAGATTACGTAGAATAAGCAAAACTTCCATAGAACGCAGTGTATTTGTAGGTTTATTCCGTGGGAACCTGCAGAGCTCTAACGATGTCTTACCTGGTGTAATTAGCACCACCGTACACAATGGGGACTACATAATGATGGTACCCGTCCAACACCTTCTCTGTGACGTAATCTTCCGAGAAAGAGTTCTCGAACGCCATGTAGAAGTAATAATCTTTAGCCAACATTTCCCCACAGTTATCATTTGCACATTTGACTTTGGAACATTCGCCGTATACGTCTATCTGAAGAGAGAAGTGGTATAGGTTCTCCTGAAGTCGTGTTAGGTAATCGTCGCGCGCGCTGTCAGCTTTGCAGTTACTGACTAGCCAGGCGGCGGCTTTTGTTTTCTGATGTAGGATCTTCAGTATGTTGGAATTGATGCGCTTCCTAGTGTACTGTTTCCACTTCACGTCTATGCTCGGAGCCACAACGTGGCGTTTCGCATTACGCACTATGAAGTGTGGCCACAGCACGTCCGAGTCCAGTCTGTACGTAAACGTCCAGTTGAAGAAGTTATCGTGGTACACTTCACAAGCTGGGACGTGGTACGCCGACTCGATTGTAGTGAAGATGTATATTTGTGACTGCGCTCGCTTCTCTGGAAGCTTGAAGCCCTGCCCTAATACTTGCTCAGCAAAAAGCACAGCATCAAACTGCGTGTAGTCTCCATTAAACAAATCCTTGTTTTCAGTGAATAAACAGTTGTTAACTCGGCACTGTAGCCTCGGGAATATCTGGTTACCATGGTTAGTGGTCATCAAGTAATACTTGTCCCATATTAATATGCTTTTCATCGATATATTAGATTGTATAGGTCCATTATCAGAGAACATTTGCAAGCTAGGTATTATGTGGGTATAATGTACCATAGAACGATCTGTCCATATCTGTAATAgtgtaaatattatcaaaaacaaTAACACGGATAGCGCACATTTTAAGGATAAAAAATTATActgtaatttgaataaaaacgaCATTGTAGAAAATCATTGTATGTACAAACAAAGATGACGTTTTGATTGGCACAGGTTTCTCGTGACGTTCaagatttttataaaactacatattatagGCACAGGACAGATTGCACCTTCGGAATATCTACTGCAAGAAGTATGAATATTAGAAAAAATGACGTTGCTCTAGTTATTTTGTCTGCAATATAAAAATCATCACAGAAACTTGTTTTGAAGATACAATATGTTAAGATACAATATGAATAAGAAAGATACAATATGTTAAGCAGTAAAAGAAGTCACAGGCTCTCAGGAAATTACAATAACGTACAAGCAAAGACCAATATTACCAAATAACATTCAAATAAGGCCGGATACACGACGGCTGGACGTCACACTAATCGTCATTATGACTCGTGGGAGTATCTTGACCACTCAATGGCCCATTGTCACATAGGTGGCACCATCACTTAACTATACGTTAACAATGCGTCCTAACGCCTCACTAATCCGAGATTAAGATCGTATCTGGACCAGGACATGATAAACACTTCACATATAAATACAATTCATGTTTCATGAACAGTTAGTTTTgagtggtaaaaaaatattgacaactATCACTGCGGAGGAATAGCAGAAggttaacattttaataagtacttttttttttcgagGTTTTCAAGGTATGAAAAGGTAATTTTGTtcgaattcattttttttaacaatagaaGTGGCGAGCGGCCCATGTTTAAAAAATGGGCCGATAATAATGGGTTTTGATTTGAAACTTGGTTATCTGCGATATATGATTTTCTGAATCGTGCTATTTGAAATTCCATTGAAAActgacattttaaataaatcattaaggTCAACATTGCTTAGACTGGATAAaacatgtaatttaatttaatagaaaacCTAGATTTCATGTCGTCATTTTACTTCTgcaatttttaatgtttgtatgtCACATCAACCTACTTTGTCCCACTTTAACCTACTGCCTATCCCTGCACTACATACCCGCGATCGTGTCCGAGTGTCGACAGTATTGTCCGTCGAATACAGTTATTGTTGGCAAAATAACTCCATTGTTGCTGTAAAATGTTGGAGAGCAAAAACTTTGACCACAATAGCTCAGTAATTGAATTAGAAGGTTCTCGGAATGTGCATGTGTGACTTACTTATATAACATGATATTTGGAACTGTTTTGCAGCTGACCGgaataaggttttatttaatagaagTGTCAAGATTAGGTATATAATAACTGTTATTAAGTTCCGGAACGTATCTATCAATGCTTTACTATACCATATTGGCCATCAGATTGTGATGAACTTTCCACGTTATGTCGTAGTAAACAATACATAAGGTTAAAAACATTAGTTTGCAAAACATCATCTTGATACACCATTGCAAATACCAAATGTTTTTTtagtatatttacataaaatacaaaaccgaaacagaacaaaacattgctaacaacaaaaatatttttatcatcaatATTGTTCGGCTTCATTACGATgcgattttgtttttgtaataaaatgctGAATCACAGCAGAGGAAAAATAACTGcaatacaagttttttgtaGCGTTATAAATATAGAAAGTTCGCattcttaaaatagaataagTGTATTGTAAGTGtggaataataaaaaacaaaaaatctaatgGCATAAGTATGTCATGAATCCGACTTAAGGTTTTTACACATTCTTTAAGAAAtcagttcattatttttaactctCTTTGTAACTTGCTAATTAAATTACCTAAATACCTTTAATAAGTGGTCAGATATCCATTCATGTATATACAGACTAAAACATCGTACATACATATAAGCTATCATATCTCTTTAATCATTCATCTCTTCAATCTTTCTGATATACAGATTTAAATTGTTAGTATCTAACACAATTTTATGACatacagatttaaataaattacagccAGCGTCTGCTTTTTCTATAACTTAAACATAAATTAGATATTGACAAAACAGTAGCGTGTCACACAATGGGTGGGTATTGTATTACCCCGTGTGCCAATGTTGACGGCTTGAAGTATGCTCTAGTAACCACTCGAGGGTTTCCGCCTTTTGTACGACTATGAAGAACATATGGGTGTGGATGTGTGCTCAGTTTTGTGGGCATTGTTTACTTTGCCACCCGTATATGAACGTTATGTTTGTAGCTTCCTCTTACATCATTCGTACACTCTGAAAACTGGA of Helicoverpa zea isolate HzStark_Cry1AcR chromosome 15, ilHelZeax1.1, whole genome shotgun sequence contains these proteins:
- the LOC124637090 gene encoding alpha-(1,3)-fucosyltransferase C-like — its product is MSFLFKLQYNFLSLKCALSVLLFLIIFTLLQIWTDRSMVHYTHIIPSLQMFSDNGPIQSNISMKSILIWDKYYLMTTNHGNQIFPRLQCRVNNCLFTENKDLFNGDYTQFDAVLFAEQVLGQGFKLPEKRAQSQIYIFTTIESAYHVPACEVYHDNFFNWTFTYRLDSDVLWPHFIVRNAKRHVVAPSIDVKWKQYTRKRINSNILKILHQKTKAAAWLVSNCKADSARDDYLTRLQENLYHFSLQIDVYGECSKVKCANDNCGEMLAKDYYFYMAFENSFSEDYVTEKVLDGYHHYVVPIVYGGANYTRFLPPGSYLNARELHPYNLAYIMYQSIKRPMKYHQFFRWTNYYTLDNDIPGHHPLCNLCEALNSEKAKIPKTYKNFRFWWNGRNGMKWCLSRNFWNETSLMHIDIRDMFHMY